The Megachile rotundata isolate GNS110a chromosome 3, iyMegRotu1, whole genome shotgun sequence genome includes a window with the following:
- the LOC100875076 gene encoding gamma-soluble NSF attachment protein: protein MSKIEEGNAHIRQAEKSLKTSLLKWRPDFEVAADEYTTAATCFRIAKSYQQCRDCLMKAADCYKENRSWFHAAKSIEQALLICKEMGNLADVPKLAHSACSLYQTHGSPESGATVLDKAGKMVEATNPQDALELFKRAANIVMGEDSPRQAAEYMSKVARLLVKLQMYDEAADAVRREIGMHQQIDHAPSVGRLTVALVLVQLARGDQVAAEKAFKEWGNYCEAPEVNTLEMLLQAYDNEDADAARAALNSPFIKHMDVEYAKLARGLPLPQQEYTMPPPGVRANAAESYKSPNASKLIEETTSDIQNMSIKAAETAAKIPSENTARTSSEDTTKVLPKDTVEEEETQAAPSKNIENEEDEYEGGLC, encoded by the exons atgtcaaaaatcgAAGAAGGAAACGCTCATATACGACAAGCTGAAAAAAG CTTAAAAACATCTCTATTAAAATGGAGACCTGATTTCGAGGTTGCGGCCGACGAATATACGACTGCAG CAACTTGCTTTAGAATAGCAAAGTCTTATCAACAATGCAGAGATTGTTTAATGAAAGCTGCTGATTGTTATAAGGAGAATAGATC atgGTTTCATGCTGCAAA GAGTATCGAGCAAGCTCTCTTGATTTGCAAAGAAATGGGAAATCTTGCAGATGTACCAAAATTGGCACATAGTGCTTGTTCTTTATATCAAACGCATGGTTCACCTGAATCAGGTGCAACTGTGCTCGATAAAGCAGGAAAGATGGTAGAAGCTACTAATCCACAAGATGCTCTAGAATTATTTAAACGTGCTGCTAATATTGTTATG ggTGAGGACAGTCCACGTCAGGCAGCAGAATATATGAGTAAAGTGGCAAGATTGTTagtaaaattacaaatgtatGATGAAGCAGCAGATGCAGTTCGCAGAGAAATTGGAATGCATCAACAGATAGATCATGCACCTTCTGTTGGTAGATTAACAGTAGCATTAGTATTAGTACAGCTAGCTCGAGGTGATCAAGTAGCAGCTGAGAAAGCTTTTAAGGAATGGGGAAATTATTGTGAAGCTCCTGAG gttaataCTTTAGAAATGTTATTGCAAGCTTATGACAACGAGGATGCAGATGCTGCAAGAGCAGCTTTAAATAGCCCTTTTATTAAACATATGGATGTGGAATATGCTAAGCTTGCTAGAGGATTACCTCTACCTCAACAAGAATATACAATGCCTCCACCCGGAGTACGAGCAAATGCAGCTGAGTCATACAAATCTCCTAATGCATCGAAATTAATTGAAGAAACTACAAGTGATATTCAA AATATGAGCATTAAAGCTGCTGAAACTGCTGCTAAAATACCATCTGAAAATACTGCTAGAACTTCATCTGAAGATACTACTAAAGTATTACCTAAAGATACAGTTGAAGAAGAAGAGACGCAAGCAGCGCCTTCAAAGAATATAGAAAATGAAGAAGACGAATATGAAGGTGGTTTATGTTGA
- the Chrac-14 gene encoding DNA polymerase epsilon subunit 3 Chrac-14 produces MAERLEDLNLPNAVVTRIIKEALPEGVTIAKDARTAIAKASSIFILYLTSSANIIAKKGNRKTISGSDVIHAMNDIEFEQFIDPLQESLENFRKVQKEKKDATSKKKQQKKDEDDVIEEEEGGREVMVF; encoded by the coding sequence aTGGCAGAGCGGCTCGAAGATCTTAATTTACCGAATGCAGTTGTGACAAGGATAATAAAAGAAGCGTTGCCAGAAGGGGTTACAATAGCCAAAGATGCCAGAACTGCAATAGCCAAAgcatcttcaatttttatactgTACTTAACATCCTCTGCAAATATAATTGCCAAGAAAGGAAATCGAAAAACCATAAGTGGCTCAGATGTTATTCATGCAATGAATGACAtagaatttgaacaatttattgACCCACTGCAAGAGTCGTTAGAAAATTTCCGTAAGgttcaaaaagaaaagaaagatgcGACATCTAAAAAGAAGCAACAGAAAAAGGATGAAGACGATGtaatagaagaagaagaaggtggAAGGGAAGTGATGGTTTTTTGA